The DNA segment GGCTGAAAGTGCCCGAGGACGCCTTGAGCTTGCCAGCCTGCAATTCGGTCAGCGTGAGGATGCCGTTGACCATGCGCATCATGTCCCGTGCGGAACCGGCGGCCGTCTGCTGATATTGCTCGAGCTCCGGGTCCATCTCGACGGTCTGCATCAATTCCAGCGAGCCGATCACACCGTTCATGGGCGTGCGCAATTCATGGGTCAGAGTGGCGAGGAATTCGTCCTTGAGCTTGTTGCTGTGCGCCAGTTGCTGGTTGAGCACTTCGAGCTTCTGTCCGGCGTCGTACAGCGTCTGTGCCTGCTGCTCACGCATGGCGTTGATGCGGTCGGCCAGCGCCAGTGACAGCAGCGCCACTTCGATGGCCGAACCGATCTGGCTGGCGTACATGGTCAGGAACACGTTCGGCAGCAGGCCCAGCACCATCAGCGTATTGACGATGCCGCCGAGCAGGAACGCCGACCAGGCAATGATGAAATAGCGCGCCACCCGCAGACCGCGCCACCAGGCGAGAATCCCTGCGGCGAAAATCACCACGGTGAAGGTCAGCGCCAGTGTCGTCGCCAGACGCAAGGCCAGCGCATAGCTGGTCATCAGCGACAGCCCGATCACCACGGCGCTGAAGGCAATCAGCCCGATCAGCAAGCGATCGAGCCAGCGGCTGTGGGTGCGGGTCTGCAGGAAGCTGCGGGCGAACTGGCTGCCGAACAGGCCGGCGCAGCCAATGAAGAATGGCGTGGCAGCGTTGGCCCACCAGGGGTTGTCCGGCCAGAAATACTCGACCGCCGCGCCGTTGACCGACAACTGATAGAGGCCGAACGAGCCGATGTAGAAGATGTAATAGAGGTAACTGGTGTCGCGCACGCTCAGGTAGATGAACAGGTTGTAGACCAGCATCCCCAGCAATACGCCATAAATGATGCCGAGCACATACAGGCGCACCGGCTGGTCTTCGAGATAAGCGGTGCTCGACCACAACGTCACCGGCGCCTGGATCGAGCCTTCGCTGGCCAGACGCAAGTACAGCGTTTGTTGCTGATCGGGTTTGAACGGCAGGTCGAACAGGTAATTGTTCTGGCGGATCTCGCGACTGGCGAAGGGCAAGGCATCGCCGGTCTGGCGCACCAGGCGATAGTCGCCAGCAGCATCGGGCAAGTACAAATCAAGATGATCGAGTGGTGGGTAAGCCAGCTCCAGCAACCAGGTGCGCTGGGCGGCGGGGTTGCTCGGACGATAATGCAGGTCGATCTTCAGCCAGAACGCCGAACGCGAGTAACCGGCGTTGAGCGTGGCCTTGTCGTGGGCCTTGAAATGGCCGGCGGTTGCCTGCGCGCGAACGTCAGCGAGGCTCGCCTGACCGCTCGGGTCTTCGAACACTTGCAGCGATCGGCCCAGTGGCAGGCTCTGGGTGAATTCGTCGAACTCGACGGCGCTCGCCATGAGGGGCAAGCAGAACAGCAACATCAGCAAATAGCGCATTGAAGCCCCAGCGTGGCTCGTCCGGTTGTGTCAGGAAGCCCCCCATTCCCTTTGAGTAGACGTAAAACCGGTATTACCTGTTATTGGTTTGGATCCAGCCTAGCATAGCCGCTGATGGCCATTAAGCACCATCGAAACTTTTCCTACAAAGGCTCTAGAACGGGCGTTTCAGAGCAAAGCTGCGGACTAGAGCTGTTGAGTCGGTCAAGTTGTGACAATGCGGTCGGAATCTCTGTCCGGGATATCGGCCAGGAGCAACGGCACTGAACCCGAAAATCAGCTTTGGTGGTAAGCTCGCGCACCATGAATATCTACAGCTCCCGCCCCGTTGTCCTCTGTCTCTCCGGCCACGACCCCAGTGGTGGCGCCGGCCTGCAGGCAGATATCGAAGCCCTGCTCGCGCAAGGTTGCCATGCGGCTCCGGCCGTCACCGCCCTGACCGTGCAAGACACGGTCAATGTCACAGACTTTCGCGTCCTCGACCGTGAGTGGGTACTGGCCCAGGCCAATGCCGTGCTCAACGACTCCGAAGTCGCGGCGGTGAAGCTGGGCATGCTTGGTTCGCTGGAGATGGTCGACACCGTTGTCGAACTGCTCTCGGCGCACCCGCATTTGCCGGTGGTCTGCGACCCGGTGCTGCGCGCCGGCGGCGGCGGACGCCTGGGCAAGGACGAAGTCGGTTATGCGATGCGCGAGCGGCTGCTGCCGCTGTCGATCATCGCCACGCCCAACCTGCCCGAAGCGCGCATCCTCGCCGAACTGCCTGATGGCACCGCGGACGAGTGCGCTGAAAAACTCCTGCCATTCGTCAAAAACCTGCTGATCACCGGCGGCCATGGCGACGAAACTGAAATCCACAACCGCGTGTACAGCCGCGACGGTCTGCGTGAAACCTTTATTTGCCAGCGTCTGCCCGGCAGCTATCACGGCTCCGGTTGCACCCTGGCCAGCGCCCTCGCCGGGCGCCTGGCCCAGGGCGAACACCTGGCCAGCGCCGTGCGCAGTGCACTGGATTACACCTGGCGCACCCTGCGCGATGCCGAACAACTGGGCAAAGGCCAGTTCGTCCCGCGTCGCCTGCCGCTGGATTTCTGCTCGTAACGTCGTGAGGTCTGCCCGATGAAACTACGTGGCCTGTATGCCATTACCGACAGCACACTGCTGGCCGGCAAGTTTCTGTCTTACGTGGAGGCGGCGCTGGAAGGCGGCGTCACCCTGCTGCAATACCGCGACAAAAGCAGCGACGAAGCCCGCCGCTTGCGCGAGGCCGAAGCGCTGCGCGATTTGTGCGAGCGCTACAAGACCCAGCTGATCATCAACGATGACGCCGAGCTGGCCGCGCGCCTCAATGTCGGCGTGCATCTGGGTCAGACCGACGGCCCGCTGTCGCCGATCCGCGCCCTGCTCGGTTCGAAAGCGATCATCGGTTCGACCTGTCACGACCAGCTTGCCCTCGCCGGGCAAGCCGCCAAAGAAGGCGCAAGCTACGTCGCCTTCGGCCGTTTCTTCAACTCCAGCACCAAACCCGGCGCGCCGAGTTGCAGCCTCGAGCTGCTCGACGAAGCCAAACGTACACTGCATCTGCCGGTCTGCGCGATTGGCGGCATCACCCTCGACAACGCCGCGCCACTGGTGGCCCATGGGGTCGATCTGCTGGCGGTGGTCCACGGCCTGTTCGGTGCTGAAAACACCGCCGAAGTGACCCGCCGCGCCCGCGCGTTCAATGAATTGTTCAAAGCCTGAAGATTGAGAGCCCGATCATGTCTCGTTCCGAAACCCTGTTTGCCAATGCCCAGAAACACATTCCCGGTGGCGTCAACTCGCCGGTTCGCGCGTTCAAAAGCGTCGGCGGTACGCCGCTGTTCTTCAAACACGCTGAAGGCGCTTACGTCACCGACGAAGACGACAAGCGTTATGTCGATTACGTCGGCTCGTGGGGCCCGATGATTCTCGGCCACAGCCATCCGGACGTACTTGATGCTGTGCGCAATCAGCTGCAACACGGTTTGTCCTACGGCGCGCCGACCGCGATGGAAACCGAGATGGCCGATCTGGTCTGCTCGCTGGTGCCGTCGATGGACATGGTGCGCATGGTCAGCTCCGGCACCGAAGCGACCATGAGCGCGATCCGTCTGGCCCGTGGTTACACCGGTCGCGACAGCATCATCAAGTTCGAAGGTTGCTACCACGGCCACTCCGACAGCCTGCTGGTCAAGGCCGGTTCCGGCGCGCTGACCCAAGGCGT comes from the Pseudomonas granadensis genome and includes:
- a CDS encoding hybrid sensor histidine kinase/response regulator; the protein is MRYLLMLLFCLPLMASAVEFDEFTQSLPLGRSLQVFEDPSGQASLADVRAQATAGHFKAHDKATLNAGYSRSAFWLKIDLHYRPSNPAAQRTWLLELAYPPLDHLDLYLPDAAGDYRLVRQTGDALPFASREIRQNNYLFDLPFKPDQQQTLYLRLASEGSIQAPVTLWSSTAYLEDQPVRLYVLGIIYGVLLGMLVYNLFIYLSVRDTSYLYYIFYIGSFGLYQLSVNGAAVEYFWPDNPWWANAATPFFIGCAGLFGSQFARSFLQTRTHSRWLDRLLIGLIAFSAVVIGLSLMTSYALALRLATTLALTFTVVIFAAGILAWWRGLRVARYFIIAWSAFLLGGIVNTLMVLGLLPNVFLTMYASQIGSAIEVALLSLALADRINAMREQQAQTLYDAGQKLEVLNQQLAHSNKLKDEFLATLTHELRTPMNGVIGSLELMQTVEMDPELEQYQQTAAGSARDMMRMVNGILTLTELQAGKLKASSGTFSLRAVIEALRVQFEGNAASKSLDFKVDVLPTLPDRLHGDSAKLAQCLECLLDNAIKFTRVGGLALRVTGKPSTDNRLALSFAVIDTGIGFTDLGEATMYQRFFQLDGSMTREYGGLGVGLAICRQLVELLGGKLTHRSEPGRGSRFQLDVEFELPVIEPALEFSSTQKQIRLPQDCTVLLVDDNSVNQLVMRGMLLKLGFRVRTADNATAALACLQRGSFDAVLIDCQLPAHDGASLCCQIHALPGCAHLPVFLLALQAERDLCATGVSIDYLNKPVKFEELQSALERRVLC
- a CDS encoding hydroxymethylpyrimidine/phosphomethylpyrimidine kinase, with the translated sequence MNIYSSRPVVLCLSGHDPSGGAGLQADIEALLAQGCHAAPAVTALTVQDTVNVTDFRVLDREWVLAQANAVLNDSEVAAVKLGMLGSLEMVDTVVELLSAHPHLPVVCDPVLRAGGGGRLGKDEVGYAMRERLLPLSIIATPNLPEARILAELPDGTADECAEKLLPFVKNLLITGGHGDETEIHNRVYSRDGLRETFICQRLPGSYHGSGCTLASALAGRLAQGEHLASAVRSALDYTWRTLRDAEQLGKGQFVPRRLPLDFCS
- the thiE gene encoding thiamine phosphate synthase — its product is MKLRGLYAITDSTLLAGKFLSYVEAALEGGVTLLQYRDKSSDEARRLREAEALRDLCERYKTQLIINDDAELAARLNVGVHLGQTDGPLSPIRALLGSKAIIGSTCHDQLALAGQAAKEGASYVAFGRFFNSSTKPGAPSCSLELLDEAKRTLHLPVCAIGGITLDNAAPLVAHGVDLLAVVHGLFGAENTAEVTRRARAFNELFKA